The Bacteroidota bacterium region ATGGCATTTACTTTATTACCATTATACAAAACAATAACACCCATCAACAAAAAATAACTATCATCAAATAAAATGTATAAGTCATATATACTCATAGCAAGCATACTTTTAATAGCAGCTTGCGGTCAGAAAAAATTACCCATATTAGGCAACAGAGCCATAGATATAAAAATGGTAGATGGCCATGAAGTGGTAGATACCGTTTACCAAACCGTACCCAATTTTAGTTTTGTAAACCAGGATGGAAAAACCATTACACAAGACCTTGTAAAAAATAAAATTTATGTAGCCGATTTCTTTTTTGTAACCTGCCCAACTATTTGCCCACGCATGAAAAAGAATTTATTAACGGTTTATAACAAATACAAATCAAATAACGAGTTACTTTTACTTTCCCATACTATAGACCCTGAGCACGATAGTGTAGCCGTGTTAAATGATTTTGCCAAACGTATTGGAGCTGATAGCAAACAATGGCATTTTTTAACAGGCAACAGGGAAAAAATATACGAGCTGGCCGAACATGGATATTATGCTACAGCCATGGCCGACTCTACCGAACCCGGAGGTTATGTACACAGCGGGGGACTTATTTTGGTAGATAAACAAAGACGCGTAAGAGGTATTTACGATGGAACCAGTGCACCCGATACTGAACGTTTAATAGATGATATAGCCATTTTATTGCATGAAAAAGAGTAGTGTAATAATTAGTCTATGCAGCATTATGTTGTCTGGTTGTGTCAATAATGAATCTAACAATACAAACATAAATTTGGCTTCAGGTTATCAGCTATACGAAAGAAATTGTAGCAATTGTCACCAGATAGATGGAAGTGGTTTGGCCCAACTGTATCCACCTTTGTTGCAGGCGGACTATATAAAAAATAATCCAGAGCAGTTAGATTCCATTATAAAATATGGACAACACGGGCCTATTACAGTCAATGGTATACAATACAATATGCCAATGCCTGCCAATAAAAAGTTAAGCGATTTTGAAATAAAACAAATTACGGCCTATGTGCTTATCAGTTTTAATCAGTTAGATAGTTTAGCATTCGCAAAGTAATGAACTGTTTGGTAGCATTATAATTAGGTATAAACACCCTAACGTAAAATTACTTAAACAAACTACTTTTTTACCTAAGCTTGCTTATTTTGCAAGCCACTCTTTATGGAGTTAAACAAAAAGCATATTCGCAGCGTTTATATTTATTCATGATAAAAAAAATAGTTGTACTACTTGTAACCCTTTTATGTTGTAGCCTCGCTTATGCACAAAGTAAATTTACTTTAAGCGGTGAGTTAAGTGATAGTTCCAATGGGGAAACTTTAATTGGCGCAACTGTTAAAATAGCAGAAGCTAAAATGGTTGTATCAACCAATAATTTTGGCTATTTCGCTGTAAGCTTGCCCGCAGGCGACTATACCGTTACCGTTAATTATATTGGCTTTCAATCCAAAACCGTTACCATACATTTAGATAAAAACGTACGTTTAAATGTACCCTTGGCACAAAAAAATACGCTTGGCAGAGATGTAATTATAAAAGGCGAACGGGAAGATAAAAATATACGCAGTACCGAAATGAGCAGGGTAGAGCTGACAGGCGAAAAAGTAAAAGAGTTACCCGTTATTTTTGGTGAGCCTGATATTTTAAAAGCCATCACCCTGTTACCCGGCATAAAAAGTGGGGGAGAAGGAAGTACCGGATTTTATGTACGTGGCGGAGGCCCTGATCAAAACCTTATTTTAATGGATGAAGCCGTAGTATATAATCCATCACACCTATTCGGTTTTCTTTCCGTGTTTAATACCGATGCGGTTAAAAATTTAGAATTAATTAAAGGAGGCATGCCTGCAAATTATGGAGGTCGTTTATCATCCATACTAAATGTAAACATGAAAGAAGGCAATAATCAAAAATATGAATTCAATGGAGGAGTGGGTTTATTGGCCTCCCGTTTAAGTGCAGAAGGGCCTATTAAAAAAGGGAAAAGCAGTTTTCTAATTGCTGCCCGTAGAACCTATATTGATGTATTAGCCCAACCATTTATTCCCGAATCAGCCAAAGGAAACTCCTATTATTTTTACGATATAAATTTTAAGTTTAACTGGCAGTTAAGCGATAAAGACAAACTCTATTTTTCAGGGTATTTCGGGCGCGATATTTTAGACTTTAAAAGCCCTACCAATAAAAGCGTAAACTTTAATTTTGGTTGGGGTAATACCACTGCTACATTAAGATGGAACCATGTGTTTGGTCCAAAGCTATTCAGCAATACCAGTATCATTTATAACCGTTACGATTTATTCAACGATTTTAAATTTGGTGCAAACGGTTTCAGTGTACGCTCAGGTTTGTATGATTGGAATTTGAAATCAGATTTCACTTGGTTTACCACTCCAAAACATCAGGTAAAGTTTGGTATGAATTATATATTTCACACCTTTACACCAGGTATAGCCAGTGGCGCATTAGGCACTATAAAAATAGACGAAGAAATAAGCAGGCAATATGCACATGAGTTAGCTTTATATGCACTCGATGAATGGCAAATAAGCCAACGCTGGAGTGTAAATGCCGGTTTGCGAGCCATTGCATTTAACAGAGTTGGGCCATATGAGCAAGCAGTTTATAACGATGATAACCAAAAAACAGGCGAAGTAAAAAAATACGGATTCAATGAAAGCTTGGCATTTTACCCACGTTTAGAGCCAAGGTTAAATGTAAATTATTTACTCAGTGAGCAGTCGTCAATCAAAGCATCCTATACATTAACTTACCAGTTTATACATTTAGCTACAACCAGTGGCGCGCAGTTTCCCGTTGATTTATGGGTACCAAGCTCAGCCAAAGTAAAACCACAGGAAGCCAACCAGGTAGCCATAGGTTATTTTAGAAATTTTTTAAACAATAAGTACGAAGCCAGTGCCGAGACCTATTACAAAAAAATGGATAACCAAATTGAATTTAAACCCTTTTCACAACTTTTTTTCAATGCTAATTTAGAAAATGAAATGGTTTTTGGGCAAGGAGA contains the following coding sequences:
- a CDS encoding SCO family protein, with translation MYKSYILIASILLIAACGQKKLPILGNRAIDIKMVDGHEVVDTVYQTVPNFSFVNQDGKTITQDLVKNKIYVADFFFVTCPTICPRMKKNLLTVYNKYKSNNELLLLSHTIDPEHDSVAVLNDFAKRIGADSKQWHFLTGNREKIYELAEHGYYATAMADSTEPGGYVHSGGLILVDKQRRVRGIYDGTSAPDTERLIDDIAILLHEKE
- a CDS encoding cytochrome c; the protein is MKKSSVIISLCSIMLSGCVNNESNNTNINLASGYQLYERNCSNCHQIDGSGLAQLYPPLLQADYIKNNPEQLDSIIKYGQHGPITVNGIQYNMPMPANKKLSDFEIKQITAYVLISFNQLDSLAFAK
- a CDS encoding TonB-dependent receptor, encoding MIKKIVVLLVTLLCCSLAYAQSKFTLSGELSDSSNGETLIGATVKIAEAKMVVSTNNFGYFAVSLPAGDYTVTVNYIGFQSKTVTIHLDKNVRLNVPLAQKNTLGRDVIIKGEREDKNIRSTEMSRVELTGEKVKELPVIFGEPDILKAITLLPGIKSGGEGSTGFYVRGGGPDQNLILMDEAVVYNPSHLFGFLSVFNTDAVKNLELIKGGMPANYGGRLSSILNVNMKEGNNQKYEFNGGVGLLASRLSAEGPIKKGKSSFLIAARRTYIDVLAQPFIPESAKGNSYYFYDINFKFNWQLSDKDKLYFSGYFGRDILDFKSPTNKSVNFNFGWGNTTATLRWNHVFGPKLFSNTSIIYNRYDLFNDFKFGANGFSVRSGLYDWNLKSDFTWFTTPKHQVKFGMNYIFHTFTPGIASGALGTIKIDEEISRQYAHELALYALDEWQISQRWSVNAGLRAIAFNRVGPYEQAVYNDDNQKTGEVKKYGFNESLAFYPRLEPRLNVNYLLSEQSSIKASYTLTYQFIHLATTSGAQFPVDLWVPSSAKVKPQEANQVAIGYFRNFLNNKYEASAETYYKKMDNQIEFKPFSQLFFNANLENEMVFGQGEAYGLELFFKKKVGRLNGWIGYTWSRAYRQFDQLNQGQAYFFRYDRTHDISVVLSYKINKKWSTTVVFVYGTGNAVTLPTSRYAYRIGYDPITNQPKFTFIDVYEKINSFRLPAYHRADVSFTYTHKKTDRWESSWNFSIYNVYNRANPYFIYFLPDLDKLEVKAYMVYLFPIVPSVAWNFKF